From Salmo salar chromosome ssa21, Ssal_v3.1, whole genome shotgun sequence:
TGCATATaggacatttctgtgatcttttatttcagctcatgaaacatgggaccaacactttatatgatgcatttacatttttgttcactaTAATATGacctgggcctcccgagtggcgcagcgatctaaggcactgctaaatgacttaagCGTCTgctaaagcgtctgctaaatgacttaaatgtaaatgtaaaatctcAGTaattgagatgtcactacagacccgggttcgatcctgggatgtgttgcagccggccgcaaccgggagaaCAATGAGGAGGCACACAATTGgaacagcgtcgtccgggttaggggagggtttggccggatgGGATGTCCTTGACCCATCGCGCTTGCcagttgtatggtgtttcctccgacacattggtgcggctggctttgcagcgatgggacaagactgtaactaccaattggatatcacgaaaaattggggagaaaaagtacAAAAGTTTAATATGACACGGGAGACTCTCATGAATACGATTGTATTCTCCATTTTGCTCCACGACCCCCACAACtctcacgggactcgtctgaaggtaacctggtaccGGTTTAGAAATAATGAATGGAAGTATAGAGGTAgtttttgtgccaacaaaaaaaggggttaaatacagtgACTTCagcaagtattcacaccccttgacatttttcacattttgttgtgttacagcctgaatttaaaatggattgaattgagattttcgtcactggcctacacacaataccccataatgtcaaagtggaattgtgtttttcaaaatgtttagaaatgaattaaaaatgaaaagctgaaatgtcttgagtcaatacgtattcaacccctttgttatggcaagctgaAATAAGTTAATGAgtaaaatttgcttaacaagtcacataatacagtatgttatgggtatgcttgtaatcgttaaggactggggagtttttcaggacaaaaaataaatggaatggagctaagcacaggtaaaatccaaAAAGGAAAACCGGATTTAGTcttctttccaccagacactaggagatgaattcaccgttcagcaggacaataaccttaaacacaaggtcaaatctacactggagttgcttaccaagaagacagtgaatgttcctgagtggccgagttacaatttttacttaaatctatgtcaagatctgaaaatggttgtctagcaatgatcatcaaccaatttgacagagcttgaagaagctTGAAAAGaacaatgggcaaatattgtacaatccaggtgtggaaagctcttagagactcatagcagtaatcgctgccaaaggtgcttacaaagtattgactcaggggtgtgaatacttatgtgaattagatctttctttctttttcaatacatttgcaaaattttccaattttttttttcacattgtcattatggggtattgtatgtagatgggtgagaaaaataattatttcatacattttcaattCCTTATGATCTTTTTTTGGACTGTCTGTTTtttcatttatgaatgtgttattcaatgtgtttctatgggctattgtagtaaatatatatttttttatacctacattggtcctaaaattccaaatcaaatagctgaatgatccatggtatgaccatgtcacgtcctgaccatagagagctcgtatttttctatggtagagtaggtcagggcgtgactggggggttttgtctagtttattttgttctatgtttggttctagtttgtgttttctattttttttgtCTAGTtaaaattttctatgttgtgttctaggttattttttctatgttgggtttttgtctagtttacattttctatgttgtgttctaggttcttttttctaggttgggttttttgtatgattcccaattagagacagctggtcatcgttgtctctaattggggatcatatttaagttgttgtttttcccactagtgtttgtgggagattattttgagtttatgcatgttgcacctctttgtcacgtttttttgtttattgtctgtcttgcgtagtttcacatagaaataaagatgtggaacgatatgcacgctgtgccttggtctctttcatacgacaaccgtgacagaccaTCTTTAAACAATTCCATAcgttagcttagtagaaaccccCCTCCACACtacgaggttggaataatactgtgtaatgatttgatattgagataaagaccgatgcattgggcctttaaagcACTATGAATTACTCATGATTTGGGTCTgaccaaatcatgggctggtACCACCAAGTGTAAAAGTTGGTGATACCAGTGGAAAATGTTAGTCTGGAGCCTTGTAATAGTAATTAACACTCATGGAAGGTGTTGATTCAGGGGAACATATATGACAGGCACTAATTTGCAATATAGCCTAAGTCATTACCTTGATGTTGATAACGTATAAGGCTTAAGCAGACAGGCAGAGAACAAGAAGAAGTACATAGTGACAGCAGAGAATAtgctcagacagacagcacaacaGGGGAAGCACACAAACTGTCTAgagcagaggaacagttatagtggtgagctGTATCTCCAGTGGTGTTTTTACATATTGTATTAGTTTTAAACATGAGCTAGATAAAAAAAAGTGGAGGTCCCTCTCACCAGTCACTTGTACAGAAATGGTTGAGAAACACTGTACAGCAATTTTATGTGTTAGCACTACTGCCTGTGTCTAAAGGCATATAGGGTCAGGGTGTATGTGTGGGGATGGGGTGTTTGTGTTTGGCTGGTGGCCCACCGGGGGTATGGGGGTGATATGAGTTGACGGAGCACACAGTGATATGGGATGGTGTAGATAAAATGCTGAATTTttgtcccagtccgcccctgtGCTATTCAACTAAAGAATTGATAAAGATACCAAATATTTTATTATATTCTGTAGCACTGTAGCAGTGGGGCTCTATATACAACACTAGCCAGGGCTATAGCCTACATGAGAAGAAAAAGTAATGAATGAATATGCGGGCCATAGGGTATTTAAAGTACTGAGTACAACAGACACATTTTCTGGTTGGCAGACTGTCCAACAAATAAGCCATTggttcccattctctctctcacacacactcacactctctctctctctctcacacacacacacacacacacacacacacacacacacacacacacacacacacacacacacacacacacacacacacacacacacacacacacacacacacacacacacacacaggggaggttGAGTGGACACAAGGTCCAGACAGAGGGACTGACACTCTAGCCCATATCACTGGGCATGGCCGCTCTTCTCCCGACCCTAAGCCCCTGTTGTTTCAAGAATTCCTCTTCTGTTCACCAGTCACCAGTATGCTGAACTGAACTACATCCACAACAGCCTCCCTAGTATCAAGAGCTGTGAAATGCAGTATAGCCTATTGGTTTGCCTTTGAACACATTGAGGTGTAATTTCTTGTGTCTAACAACGTGTTGACTGGCTGTCCTGTGAAGGTTAAAAACCTGGGTTCCAGAGGTGCccaatttacagtagacctactgtTGTGTTGCATGTTGAGTAATACATCACAGAGAGATCATACATGTACATCACAGGAACACCTTTGTCATTCCTATCAGAGAAATGAGTGTTTACAAAATGAAAGCCGCGCCAGGTGTATACATTGAGCATTATTGTTAGGGCAGGACAATAGTGCTCAGTGTTTTGTTGTGGATTGCCAATGTGATTTAAAGCTGCTGACTACACCAGACGCTTACATTGCACTCGCCTCtcactggctctctctctccctccgtcattTGTATGGATGGACACAGTCTGTCTGCCTGCACGGTTTGGTCATAGCCTGctgttgcctgcctgcctgccagttaCCCACAATGGGCAcatgttctctctcgctctctttgtctctgtctcgctaTCTCCCCCATATCGCATTTCTCTGATTCTCTCATTATTTCATTCACTCACTtaatcttcctctctcttctctcccctccaaacacattcagtatctctctctctcgacaactCTCTCATATGCTCCATAAAGCATCCCACAGTGTAACAATCCGAAAGGCCTTCTGGTGTTTTAATGAACTAGTTGGTGGCTGTGACTGAGCCAAGGAGTTAGGGatgggaggaggtgagaggaaagataataggaggaaaggagagggaataggaggagaggagaatgtctTGACGAAACAATAGTCAGAGAAGTTGGCCAAACAAAGCACATCCAGATTGGATCAGACTATCTGCTGTTATTCACTAAGACATTCACAACAACAGGTGGGTCTGTTCTGATAAAGCAGAAAGCACCGGAACACAGGGaggttgagacacacacacacacgcatgcaggcacaaatacacacacaaccagaacacACTTCCTGGCAATGGGAGGGGTTGTTGACCTGGAGtaccaacacaatacacaacacacacacacacacacacacacacacacacacatacctcagcctggtctcatagactagacgtaacatagtaaatgtaaatccgagaTGCTTAAATTagtatatgttacgtttggtttCGTTACATAAGCTCCCGCTGGGCTCCTGtgtggcgtagcggtctaaggcactgcatctcagtgcaagaggtgtcactacagtccctggttcgaatccaggctgtatcacatccggccatgattgggagtcccatagcgcggtgcacaattggcccagcattggccggggaaggctgtcattgtaaataagaatttattcttaactgacttgcctagttaaataaaggttacatttaaaaaagatatatatataaaaaataagagATGGTTACAGGTGTGAGTCTCATCACGGACaaatttagcattttagctaattagcaacttttcaattaCTTATTACTTTTTGCGACTTTGCAACTACTTGCGACTTTTGCAACTACATGttagctaaccttaacccttttagctaacccttcccctaaccttaaccctttaacccagGGGTGGGGAATTCCAGTCCTTGAGGGCCtaattggtgtcacagttttgccccagccccagctaacacacctgactccaataatcacctaatcaggatcttcagtttagaatgcaatttgattaatcagctgtgtttgtgagggatggagaaaaagtgtgacaccaatcaggcccccgaggactggagttgcccacctcTGCTTTAACCTATCTCCTAAACTTAACACTAACCTTAAACTTAACCCCTagcatagctaacgttagcaatctagctagaattcgtaacatatgatacattttcaaaatttgtaacatatagtatttttgcaaattcataacatatcatacgaattgtaattcgtaatatattatacaaaatggatgatggacatccacaaattaatacataccatgcgaaacttaacatatcatactaaattgtATTTCACAGAtgtacgtacagaataatacaaaatgctctgagaccaggttgcagccCTGCATGTAGAATAATCCTCAATGCAGTGAACACATGTGTCTGgtagctctgttctgtctgcagaATAGTCCAGTACCTCTCTGCATGACTTTTGTTTCACAGTAAAAACACAACTGatcttgttgtttgtgttgttcaGACCAAAAACATTTCCTTTTGTTCTTTTGGTCAGACATTAAAGGGAAAACAGAAGTCTGTGGCCCTATGATAACTGCATAACTATACATGGCTGATGGAACACATATGTACTTTGAGTGATTGATCACCTCATGTTGATACTCTCGTCTTCTGTTCATGAAAATGTGATTGGCATGATGACACTGATAATAACACATTTCCCTATCCATCTCATAAGCCTATTTGAAATTATGTTAACCACATAGAATTTTATCCAGTAAAATTGCCCAAGGATAATGGGAATATTCTGTAAGAGTCATTTAGTCCCATCGTCTGTGTCCATCGGTATTTTGATGATCTATTCTAGGTCTTCTGAAGCTAGTTTTTGTGagttgcctgcctgtctctccgCTGTTCTCCCCCACCCTCTTATCCCCAGACTGCTTTATGTCTGGCTAGTCTGGGCGTCAGTGAGCATGCGCGGTCGCCATGTTAGCAagttctctcctcccccttcggTCTCGTCACACACCAACAGCTCGAGTCACAGTGCAAGAAGGCGGACTGGCTGTAGATAGCTCTTGGAACAGGGAGTGATACAGCAAACATTGGACTATAACAAAGACTTGTCTGAATGGATTAAACTGTTTTGTGAGACATTTCAGTGGATATATTATCCCAAGGATAACCATATATCGGTAAAGGATTGCTTGTTTAATTTTTTGGGGCTTCTGAGAAATTAAATAATGCGACTCTCCACAGTGTGTGGATAGTGATGGAGCGAGCTAACGTTACACTTCTATCTCAGCTCTCGCTTTAGATGTGTACTACATACTCTCTTTGTGTTATTATAGCAATTTATTTTAGATAGCTACCTATTGAGATAAGATATTAAACGACGAAATGCTGGCTTGTGTGTGAGAACATACGCGTATGTGACTGGATAACAAGCCCATCAGCTGACGTTAGCCCAGCTAACTAGCTTGTTAGCATTTCGGCTCGCCAATCGACTGTCAAACGCGAGCATTCTCCGTCACGAGAGGGGACGTTTATATACCCATAAAAGCTAAATAATCGAACCTTGTCTTTAAGACGGATTTATTTATTGTCAGTTGATATTATATTGTTAAATATCAGTCTTTTGACCTAATCTTTGTCAAAACGGCGGCCCCAAAACATTGTAACGTTAGACGAGACTATCAGAGGCTAGCCGCTACCCCCTGGAATCTTTCAAAATGCACCATCCTGATTCTGCAGGAGACTCTGGCAGCGTCAGAAAGATGGCGCACCCGGCGAATTTTCCTAGAAGGGGTAGTAACATTAACACTGGTGCCGGGAGTGGCCCCATGTCAACACCAGCTAGTTCGGCTGTTAGCAACAGCCACGTCCCCGCTGAAGACTACCAATCCCCCCTCCTGATGCAGTCTCAACCCCTTGTTGGATCATCCTCCCCTGGGCCTCAGCACCCTCCCCACAGCCTGAATCTGCACTCCCAGCCACAGCCCCAGGCTCTGTCCTCTGGGTCACAGGTGAAGAAGAAAAGCGGCTTCCAGATCACTAGCGTGACCCCAGCCCAGATCTCTGTGAGCACCAACAACAGCATAGCAGAAGACACAGAGAGCTATGATGATCTGGATGAGTCTCATACGGAGGATCTTTCCTCTTCAGAGATCCTGGATGTCTCCCTCTCTAAGGCCAACGACATGGCTGGGGGTGAGAGGAGTTCCTCGGAGGAGACACTGAATAACTTCCATGAGGCGGTCACACCCGGGGCAGTCTCCCCCAACCAGCCCCCCCACTCCTTAATCCAGGGACCCCAGCACGGAGGGATGGTTAACGGGAATgtgcaccaccatcatcatcaccactaccaccatcagcaGGGGCAACATAATCATCCTCACCAGGCCCTGGCTCAGCCTCCTTCCTCAGCCCCCCACTCAACCCCCACGTCTGGAGGAGCTGGTGGTGGCCCAAAGATGCCTTCTGCCATGGGGGTCCTTCTGGAGAATGTTTCAGTGGGTTCTGCCAGTGTTGCTGCTCAGCCTGTAGCAGTTGTCCCTCTCCCTGGAATGCATGGCTCTACTGCTGGTGCTACCATTAGCATAGCTAATCCCCTGACCAGCAATATTAGTATTGTGGATATGTACATCTCTTCCAATGTGCCTGTGATGGGGGGGGTTAGCACCAGCGctagcagcagcagtggtggtgGCTTCCCCCCCAGTGTGATGAGTAGCAGTGGTGGGGTTGGAGGTTTGATGGGGAGTAACTTTGGCAACACCAACTCCAATATCAATTTGATACAAAATCAAAGCTCTGGAACTGTGAACTCGAGCATCACTATGAAttctgctgctgccactgcctcTGTGGTGTTGGGGCCCTCCAGTGGCACCCAGGGTGGAGGAGCTGCCATGCCCCAGCCAGGGAAGAAGAGCTCTGGCATGGCTTCAGCCTCAGtcccctcctcccagccagccccAACACCAGCTCCTGCCACCACCAGCTCCCGTTTCAGAGTGGTCAAGCTTGACTCCAGCTCGGAGCCTTTTAAAAAGGGCAGATGGACATGTACTGAGTACTATGACAAGGAGACCCCAGGTTCAGCCCCTGCCCTCTCGTTCCCTGAGGTTTCTCTTCCTAGTGGACGGGGTGTGGAGAGCATGCGACCGTGCGGGCCTGAGATTGTGACAGGGGGGTCGGAGAGAGAGGGCATCAGTGGGAGTTCAGTGAACAGCACAGTCAGCACACTGAGTCACTACACAGATAACGTTGGCAGTGGAGAGGCCGGAGCCCCCCCATTACTCCAGCCCCAGTCTCACTATCAGGACTACTCCAACCCCCCTAAGGCCTTCCAGACCTCCCACCCCAGCCTCCCCATGGGGGTGTCCCAGCCTCACCTGCTGACCACTGTGGCTCCCTCAGTCCCCGCCAGTGCTCATCAGCCTGCCACCATCAACATGGCTGGCCTCAAGACCACCCTAGGCCACCCTACCACTCCCATGCCCCAACAGCCGCTCACCTACGCCCAGGCAGCCTCtatcccagccccagcctcagctcAGGGACTAGTGGGGGTGCATCAGCAGCAGATGAGCTATGCTCTTCCCCAGCAGCCTTCTGTCCCTTCCCATGCAGCCCCAGTGCACAGGCTTAGCCAGGTTGGAGGTATGCATCCAGACTACCCTCACCCCCAGGCAGGCCTACCCCAACCTGCTCTCCCACAGGCCCTGCCTGGACCTGGGCAGATGGGAGTCCCGCAGCAGCAGGTGGTTGGCTCCATGCTCCAACCCCAGGGTCTTCTCCAACAGCAGCCCCAGCAGACCTCTCTCCAGGCCTCTGCGGCAGGAACGGGGCTAATGCCTCAGATGGGCCCAGGAGTGCCCGGGTTTGGGCAGCAGCCACAAGGACACCCTCTCCCCCTGGACCATCAACAACAGCAGCAGTCACTCCCAGGCCAAGCCCAAGGACTTGCCACCCAGCTGCCAGTCCCCCCAAACCAGGGCTGCCTAGCCTCCATTGTGCCTCATTCTAACCCCCAGAACGACCCCCAGCCCCAGAACAGCAGTGGACTGGCCCAATCTCACCCCCAGTCCCAGCCACCCAGGGTCAGCATGCCCCAGGCTGTGGCTGCCCAGGCCAGCGCCCTGTATGCCAGCCTGCCCTCCTTCACCACCACCCAGCTGGAGGATGCCCAGCGCCTGCTCTTCCAGCACCAGTCTGCCTTCCTGGCACAGGCCCTGCCCAAGCTGGCTGGGGAGGGTGGCTCTGAGATAGGCACAGGGCTGGGGACTGAAAGTAACCCTGCCGCCACCGTGGTCAGTGCCTTAACCGCCTCTGCCGGACTCTTCAAAGCTGTGGACGGAGACGATGATGGGTGAGTCCCAAATCTAAGCCTTTAATATAGGTTTTTGATCAATTGATtgcttgatttgatttggggtATAGAACAATATTTCTTAAACATATCCACTAATCCACTACAGTAGTAGGCCTGCTGATACAGACAATATAACTAAAGAGATGGTCCCATGTTTTCTCATTTATCCGCAGCAAACAGTTTATTCCCTAATGTTGTTTCTGATGTGCTGAATGGCATTCAGACCATAAAATGTTTAGTCAGTGTTGGCCTTAAAATACAGTGTTCTGAACATGACGTTGCATTCTAGCCTTGTAGCAGTGAGTGCACTTTTTAGGGAGGAATCGGGGGAACCAGGGTACAAccaattatttatatatacactagatgactgatcgggggcgctgtgttgaagccacgtgcctccatcttggcactcccccagcttttgttaaaaaaaaaaataataatattttgcTAGACAGAAATGCAATTGTCTACTTTAGTTTTTTCCACATGTAtactattacagacaccttaatgcatgctattacagccttattataaaattgattacatttatgaaataaaaatgatattacatttacataagtattcagagcctttactcaatactttgaagcacctttggcagcgattacagcctcgacttcttgggtatgacgctacaagcttggcacacctgtatttggggagtttctcccattcctctctgcagctcttctcaagctctgtcaggttggatggggagagtcgctgcacagctattttcaggtctctggctgggccattcaaggacattgagacttgtcccgaagcccctcctgtgttgtcttggcagtgtgcttagggttgttgtcctgttggaaggttaacctttgccccagtctgaggtcctgagtgctctggagcaggttttcatcaaggatctctctgtacattgcgctgctcatctttccctcaatcctgactagtctcccagtccctgccgctgaaaaacatccccacagcatgatactgccaccacaatgcttccaTGTAGGGaaggtgccagatttcctccagacgtgatgcttggcattgtcttggtttcatcagtccagagaatcttgtcctgtaggtgctttttggcaaactccaagcgggctgtcatgtgcctttttactgagaaatggcttccgtctggccggtCTACCATAACGGCCTGAATGGTGgactgcagagattgttgtccttctggaaggttctcccatctccgcagaagaactctggagctctgtcagtgaccgtcaggttcttggtcacctccctgaccaaggcccttctccctatgattgctcagtttggccaggcggccagctataggaagagtcttggtggttccaaactaatTCCATTTAAGatcgatggaggccactgtgttcttgaggaccttcaatactgtagacattttttggtacctatCCCCAGATCCGTGcctggacacaatcctgtcttggagctctacggacaattcctttcgacctcatgccttggtttttactctgacatgcactgtcaactgtgggaccttatatagacaggtatgtgcctttccaaataatgtccaatcaattgaatttaccacaggtggactccagtcaagttgtagaaaaatctcaaggatgatcgatggaaacaggatgcacctgagctcaattttgagtctcagcaaagggtctgaatacttatgtaaagttatttgttttttatttttaattaaggtgccaaattttctaaacatgttttcgctttgtcattatggggtattgtgtgtagtttgatgagagggaaaaaaatgtttttagtacattttagaataaggctgtaacgtaacaaagtggaaaaagtcaaggggtctgaatactctctgaatgcactgtacatcattGGGTACTTCCTAGTGGAATGGTGCAACCTGCTGAGTGTCTGTGGTTGCTAGGATGTGTGCTGTGGTGGTTGAGCTAGTCTGGTTTGGATTGGGGGAATCCAGGTCGCCACGGCAGCACCGTGTGTGGGTGAATGGGATGCCAGACTGCGTGTGAGATGGTAGACAAAACAGTGTGAGACAGCACCTACTGTCTGAGAGAGCTCTATGCTAATCTGCCCCTCCTCCACCTTAGACACTAGACAGTGCAATGCTCAGCTGGAGGTGACATTTTGACTACTTCAGACTGCAGTGACTGCATTtagtgtatgtatatacacacacatgcgcacacacacacacactcatagtgcCCCAGTCGTGTCAGCTTTTGACAGACGTCACAGACAGATCCATCCTGCTGCACAGACCACTTTCTGCTACCACAATATTGTTTTCACCCTttccaatcagtgcagatgagAGGAAACAAGGAGAGGCTGGATTGCCATACACACTCAGCACTTTGATGTCTTACTGCAGGGAAAAGGTGGTTTAGGGTCCATGAACATTTAATGATCTGATAGAAGCCATTTAATGATCTGATAGAGGTAGGATAATGCAGGTGGATGTAATACTGGAGGGAAACTTGCTACTTATGTTAAATAATGTAATGTTAACTTATTGATTTGAATGTAAAGCTTTGCACACTAGCAGCTTTTAGGTTACCAACttaaacttttttttacttttgtctAGAACCGGAGTTTAGGTAATGGTTCTGGAATATGGTACCTCTGTGTGATCAGTTTAGAGCACGCCAACTTTGTAGAGAAGTGTAGTGAACCAGGGTTTTGGACCAACAATAACTTTGTCTTAATCGTTTTGAGTATTCTACAGCCAGCTAGACGTGGTCATGTGGAGGTCTTTGCTACTGTTAGAAACCCCTGGGCTGCGGCTCACCTCCCCAGCCGTAGCTATATTGGACCTGAGGGATGGCTACTGCTGTCACATGATGGTGTACTCTGAGGAATGTGTAATCTAGGAGGATAATGTGGATTATAGTCTTTAATAAACGCAGCATTTGAGCTCGCAGCCCAAAGCCCTTTTCACAAATGAGCAGATTGTCTTGGTGAATTAGCCTCCTAACCAGCGGTTTACCTTCTGTTTAAATAATTAATAACATTACATTGACTTGTATTGAGTTTAGCCTTATTCACCTCaataaatacaattatatttTCTGCAAATGGGGAT
This genomic window contains:
- the LOC106582217 gene encoding TSC22 domain family protein 1 isoform X1, with translation MHHPDSAGDSGSVRKMAHPANFPRRGSNINTGAGSGPMSTPASSAVSNSHVPAEDYQSPLLMQSQPLVGSSSPGPQHPPHSLNLHSQPQPQALSSGSQVKKKSGFQITSVTPAQISVSTNNSIAEDTESYDDLDESHTEDLSSSEILDVSLSKANDMAGGERSSSEETLNNFHEAVTPGAVSPNQPPHSLIQGPQHGGMVNGNVHHHHHHHYHHQQGQHNHPHQALAQPPSSAPHSTPTSGGAGGGPKMPSAMGVLLENVSVGSASVAAQPVAVVPLPGMHGSTAGATISIANPLTSNISIVDMYISSNVPVMGGVSTSASSSSGGGFPPSVMSSSGGVGGLMGSNFGNTNSNINLIQNQSSGTVNSSITMNSAAATASVVLGPSSGTQGGGAAMPQPGKKSSGMASASVPSSQPAPTPAPATTSSRFRVVKLDSSSEPFKKGRWTCTEYYDKETPGSAPALSFPEVSLPSGRGVESMRPCGPEIVTGGSEREGISGSSVNSTVSTLSHYTDNVGSGEAGAPPLLQPQSHYQDYSNPPKAFQTSHPSLPMGVSQPHLLTTVAPSVPASAHQPATINMAGLKTTLGHPTTPMPQQPLTYAQAASIPAPASAQGLVGVHQQQMSYALPQQPSVPSHAAPVHRLSQVGGMHPDYPHPQAGLPQPALPQALPGPGQMGVPQQQVVGSMLQPQGLLQQQPQQTSLQASAAGTGLMPQMGPGVPGFGQQPQGHPLPLDHQQQQQSLPGQAQGLATQLPVPPNQGCLASIVPHSNPQNDPQPQNSSGLAQSHPQSQPPRVSMPQAVAAQASALYASLPSFTTTQLEDAQRLLFQHQSAFLAQALPKLAGEGGSEIGTGLGTESNPAATVVSALTASAGLFKAVDGDDDGSSGASVVAIDNKIEQAMDLVKSHLMYAVREEVEVLKEQIKELIERNSQLEQENSLLKTLASPEQMAQFQAQTQAGSPPTSTQPPAQTQAPALPPTQLQPTSHNSGPSA